A genomic stretch from Candidatus Amarolinea dominans includes:
- a CDS encoding S8 family serine peptidase: MRSSAQLQASGLPFEEEDGFGLISFDAWRFDPVTDGPPAMPAGLTASTRNDRGQGLSLVQLYAPADEQDMDALSATGAVLQHYPYNAFLLWSDARSLARLTGNPNVRWVGEFPAAFRLSARLAQAAAEAGQAGLPRVQALLLDDGNLASIERLIQDAGGVILSRAPRHAPGEVMALEVWEFSLPARLLEVLARQPQLMASDIVGRSEIDDERSNQILADNAPGGEPETGYTTWLNEIGYRGRDVTVAIVDTGVDWDHPDLNVTGGTDYGGYNEPNEPGSDGAPDVNGDGAGSGHGTHVSGIVAGDGGSATADPDGFVYGLGMAPSATLYAMDAIAEDNVNPSVTVRVRDAAANADLSNNSWNVGSPAGYTLNASNQDDWVLDADRTNVNIRDPFLTVFSAGNAGDDCGAGPCMSSITEPKEAKNIITVASSLSRRSNTAGGLTGNINSLAASSSRGPAFDGRLLPNLAAPGVNIISTENRVVTAGGATNLSCATSPGNSTQHSYCSGTSMSTPHVTGAAALFFEFWRLRFGAGDPYPETVKAAFVNATDNLAGGDNGWGTALGNRPDNHQGWGRLNMDRVLNPTVVVQYYQNPTVLTSAGSIWERTIRPNDSGEPLRVSLVWSDAPGAANANPARVNNLDLRVTSAGGTIWRGNVFSGGWSTTGGSADSLNNVENVFVQTPSSGSYTIRVTATALNGDGYYYNGDTTDQHFSLVCWNCEEILDGAYDAGADEAMAFVGLDGAACTCATIVSAISAASSGATIYISPGTYPERLGLIDKDLVLTAATNDCGAGATSGVTVDANDAVATYGGVAQIGAGRSVTLANLTLTDGTATLGGIVYVGSGAHLVLDNTDLSSGSASSLGGGLRIYGGTAELINTSRILGSETTVSNGGGAALDGGTLILRDDSRIGDYLQSNTSAGLGGGVYLDGGLLQMEDTSRVRSNTAATNGGGVYALNGGDIVMNDSADIGWSLSTAGNSAVDGGGGYLTGAGTSLTMNDDSGVQFNTASVDGGGIYVTGGASVTVDSALVNDNQAVERGGGIMVDTSATVNVQNGATVNGNQAAGASGLGGGLYILGDGAIVTVNASQVNSNVAGHSYGGIRVYGASSLTLSSGATLNSNQAQIGPGGGLSLHLGAVTISNAVIQSNTAVLGGGGIYMDSGAVTITNPDIRYNQAASGPGGGIYRSDGLLNVEATTQTSYVAANTSATNGGGIYDASSAPLVLRALDGYRLNINSNQAGVNGGGIYALHTFVNAYGWIQMTSNTAVNHGGALYLGSGATAWFDDYNTANVPEIWVNTATSGNGGGIYAKDSTRVELDGGQVGFAGGGNRALAGDGGGIYLDNSDLLVDNTIIVGNQAGSDGGGIAAVNTSSVTIAPTMGLLRGPAEGSGDEVRSPQATACDPNALAANTYCTEVRGNSAADLGGGIFFQGESTGSIARTAFIANTAATGSALELYDATVSLQNSMVRDNVASGVNKSTIHVYNEGGAGPTSTFDAQHNTIVNNSQYGIFYANTTGGTFDNNVVWGNTLLGFVTGGGLTTTATCNDTQTSVLTGAGNVSSDPLFITTARGDYHLKPGSPALDACAAGSSPDLDNISRPRGVQYDMGALELWCASGVTDVNGSGKTDIVDVERVAGDFLDAGYLPQHDINCDGVVDLGDIMLVAAAWTP, encoded by the coding sequence ATGCGCAGTTCAGCGCAGTTGCAGGCCAGCGGTCTGCCCTTCGAGGAGGAAGATGGTTTTGGCCTGATCAGCTTCGACGCCTGGCGCTTCGATCCTGTGACCGACGGCCCGCCGGCCATGCCCGCCGGGTTGACCGCCAGCACGCGCAACGATCGCGGTCAAGGCCTGAGCCTGGTGCAGCTCTACGCCCCGGCCGACGAGCAGGACATGGACGCCCTCAGCGCGACCGGCGCGGTGCTCCAGCACTACCCGTACAACGCCTTCCTGCTCTGGAGCGACGCCCGTTCGCTGGCCCGCCTGACCGGCAACCCCAATGTGCGCTGGGTTGGCGAGTTCCCCGCCGCGTTCCGGCTCAGCGCACGCCTGGCGCAGGCCGCGGCCGAGGCGGGTCAAGCGGGCTTGCCGCGTGTGCAGGCGCTGCTGCTGGACGATGGCAACCTGGCGAGCATCGAGCGCCTGATCCAGGACGCGGGCGGTGTCATCCTCAGCCGCGCGCCGCGCCACGCGCCCGGTGAGGTGATGGCCCTGGAGGTTTGGGAGTTCAGCCTGCCCGCCCGCCTGCTGGAAGTGCTGGCGCGCCAGCCGCAGCTCATGGCGAGCGACATCGTGGGCCGGTCGGAGATTGACGACGAGCGCTCCAATCAGATCCTGGCCGACAACGCGCCCGGGGGAGAGCCGGAAACCGGCTACACCACCTGGCTGAACGAGATCGGCTACCGCGGCCGCGACGTCACGGTGGCGATCGTAGATACCGGTGTGGACTGGGATCACCCGGACCTCAACGTGACGGGCGGCACCGATTACGGCGGTTACAACGAACCGAACGAGCCTGGCTCGGATGGCGCGCCCGATGTGAACGGCGACGGCGCCGGTTCAGGCCACGGCACGCACGTCTCGGGCATCGTGGCCGGCGACGGCGGCAGCGCCACGGCCGATCCCGATGGCTTCGTCTACGGCTTGGGCATGGCGCCCAGCGCGACGCTGTACGCGATGGATGCCATTGCGGAGGACAACGTCAATCCGTCGGTGACGGTGCGTGTGCGCGACGCCGCGGCCAACGCCGATCTGAGCAACAACTCCTGGAACGTCGGCAGCCCGGCCGGCTACACCCTCAACGCGTCCAACCAGGACGATTGGGTGCTCGACGCGGACCGCACCAACGTCAACATCCGCGACCCGTTCCTGACCGTTTTTTCGGCTGGCAATGCGGGCGATGACTGCGGCGCGGGGCCGTGCATGTCCTCGATCACAGAACCGAAAGAGGCCAAGAACATCATCACCGTCGCGAGCAGCCTCAGCCGGCGCTCCAACACCGCCGGCGGCCTCACGGGCAACATCAACTCGCTGGCCGCGTCCAGCAGCCGCGGCCCGGCCTTCGACGGCCGCCTGCTGCCCAACCTGGCCGCGCCTGGCGTCAACATCATCAGCACCGAAAACCGTGTGGTGACGGCCGGCGGCGCGACCAATCTCTCCTGCGCCACCTCGCCTGGCAATTCTACGCAGCACAGCTACTGCTCGGGCACCAGCATGTCCACGCCGCACGTGACCGGCGCCGCCGCGCTCTTCTTCGAGTTCTGGCGGCTGCGCTTCGGCGCTGGCGATCCTTATCCGGAGACGGTCAAGGCCGCGTTCGTCAACGCCACCGATAACCTGGCGGGCGGCGACAACGGCTGGGGCACGGCGCTGGGCAACCGGCCCGATAATCACCAGGGCTGGGGGCGTTTGAACATGGACCGTGTGCTCAACCCCACCGTGGTGGTGCAGTATTACCAGAACCCGACGGTCCTGACCAGCGCCGGCAGCATCTGGGAACGGACCATCCGGCCGAACGACAGCGGTGAGCCGCTGCGCGTCAGCCTGGTCTGGTCCGATGCGCCGGGCGCGGCCAACGCCAACCCGGCCCGCGTCAACAACCTGGACCTGCGCGTGACCAGCGCGGGCGGCACAATCTGGCGCGGCAACGTCTTCAGCGGCGGCTGGAGCACCACCGGCGGCAGCGCCGATTCGCTGAACAACGTGGAAAACGTCTTCGTACAGACGCCCAGCTCCGGCTCGTACACGATCCGCGTGACGGCGACGGCGCTCAACGGCGATGGCTATTACTACAACGGCGACACCACCGACCAACACTTCAGCCTGGTGTGCTGGAACTGCGAGGAGATCCTGGACGGCGCCTACGATGCGGGCGCGGACGAGGCGATGGCTTTCGTTGGCCTCGACGGCGCGGCCTGCACGTGCGCGACCATCGTCTCGGCCATCAGCGCTGCTTCCTCCGGCGCCACGATCTACATCAGCCCGGGCACCTACCCGGAGCGGCTGGGCCTGATTGACAAGGACCTGGTGTTGACCGCGGCCACGAACGACTGCGGCGCCGGGGCCACGAGCGGCGTGACCGTTGATGCCAACGACGCGGTCGCCACCTACGGCGGCGTGGCGCAGATCGGCGCCGGCCGCAGCGTGACCCTCGCCAATCTGACTTTGACCGACGGCACAGCCACGTTGGGCGGCATCGTCTACGTCGGCTCCGGTGCGCACCTGGTCCTGGACAACACCGACCTCTCCTCCGGCTCTGCCTCCAGCCTGGGCGGCGGGCTGCGCATTTACGGCGGCACTGCGGAGTTGATCAATACCAGCCGCATTCTCGGAAGTGAAACGACAGTCAGCAACGGCGGCGGCGCGGCGCTCGATGGGGGAACCCTGATCCTGCGCGATGACAGCCGCATCGGCGATTATCTGCAGTCCAATACCTCCGCGGGCCTGGGCGGTGGGGTGTACCTGGATGGCGGCCTGCTGCAAATGGAAGATACCAGCCGCGTGCGCTCCAACACGGCGGCCACGAACGGCGGCGGCGTCTACGCGCTGAACGGCGGCGACATCGTCATGAACGACAGCGCGGACATCGGCTGGAGCCTGAGCACGGCAGGGAACAGCGCAGTGGATGGCGGCGGCGGCTATCTGACCGGCGCGGGCACCAGCCTGACTATGAACGATGACAGCGGCGTGCAGTTCAACACCGCCAGCGTGGACGGCGGCGGTATCTACGTGACCGGCGGCGCCAGCGTCACCGTGGACAGCGCGCTGGTCAACGACAACCAGGCCGTGGAGCGCGGGGGCGGCATCATGGTGGACACCAGCGCGACCGTCAACGTGCAGAACGGCGCGACGGTCAACGGCAATCAGGCCGCCGGCGCTTCGGGCCTGGGCGGCGGCCTGTACATTCTGGGCGACGGCGCCATCGTCACCGTGAACGCCAGCCAGGTCAACAGCAACGTGGCCGGTCACTCATATGGCGGCATCCGCGTGTACGGCGCCAGCAGCCTTACCCTGTCCAGCGGCGCTACGCTCAACAGCAACCAGGCCCAGATCGGTCCCGGCGGCGGGTTGAGCCTCCACCTGGGCGCCGTCACGATCAGCAACGCGGTGATTCAATCGAACACCGCGGTCTTGGGCGGCGGCGGGATCTATATGGATTCGGGCGCGGTGACGATCACCAACCCGGACATCCGTTACAACCAGGCCGCAAGTGGACCGGGCGGCGGCATCTACCGCAGCGACGGCCTGCTCAACGTGGAGGCCACGACACAAACCAGTTATGTGGCAGCCAACACCTCCGCCACGAACGGCGGCGGCATCTATGACGCCAGCAGCGCGCCGCTGGTGCTGCGGGCGCTCGACGGCTACCGTCTGAACATCAACAGCAACCAGGCCGGCGTCAACGGCGGTGGCATCTACGCCTTGCATACCTTTGTGAACGCCTATGGCTGGATTCAGATGACCAGCAACACCGCGGTCAATCACGGCGGCGCCCTGTACCTGGGGAGCGGCGCGACGGCCTGGTTCGACGACTACAACACGGCCAACGTCCCCGAGATCTGGGTGAACACGGCCACCAGCGGCAACGGCGGCGGCATCTACGCCAAGGACAGCACGCGGGTCGAGTTGGACGGCGGCCAGGTTGGCTTCGCCGGCGGCGGCAATCGGGCCCTGGCCGGCGACGGCGGCGGCATCTACCTCGACAACAGTGATCTGCTGGTGGACAACACGATCATCGTGGGCAACCAGGCCGGCAGCGATGGCGGCGGAATCGCGGCGGTCAACACCTCGTCGGTGACGATTGCGCCGACGATGGGCCTGCTGCGCGGGCCTGCCGAGGGTTCTGGCGACGAAGTCCGTTCACCGCAGGCCACGGCCTGCGATCCCAACGCCCTGGCGGCCAACACCTACTGCACCGAGGTGCGCGGCAACAGCGCGGCCGACCTGGGCGGCGGCATCTTCTTCCAGGGCGAGAGCACGGGCAGCATTGCGCGCACCGCGTTCATCGCCAACACCGCGGCCACCGGTTCGGCGCTGGAGCTGTACGACGCCACGGTCAGTCTGCAGAACAGCATGGTGCGCGACAACGTGGCCAGCGGCGTCAACAAGAGCACGATTCATGTCTACAACGAGGGCGGCGCGGGGCCAACCTCGACCTTCGACGCACAGCACAACACCATTGTCAACAACAGCCAGTATGGCATCTTCTACGCCAATACCACCGGCGGGACCTTTGACAACAACGTCGTCTGGGGCAATACCCTGCTGGGCTTCGTGACCGGCGGCGGTCTCACCACCACCGCTACCTGCAACGACACGCAAACCAGTGTGCTGACCGGCGCGGGCAACGTCAGCAGCGATCCGTTGTTCATCACCACCGCGCGCGGGGATTATCACCTCAAGCCCGGCTCACCGGCGCTGGACGCGTGCGCGGCGGGCAGCAGCCCTGACCTGGACAACATCTCCCGGCCGCGTGGAGTGCAGTACGACATGGGCGCGTTGGAGTTGTGGTGCGCCAGCGGCGTGACCGATGTCAACGGGTCTGGTAAGACCGACATCGTGGATGTGGAGCGGGTCGCGGGCGATTTTCTGGATGCGGGCTATCTGCCGCAGCACGACATCAACTGCGATGGGGTGGTTGATCTGGGTGACATTATGCTCGTCGCCGCAGCCTGGACGCCCTAG
- a CDS encoding PD40 domain-containing protein, translating to MAREDGHFHIYRIAADGAGLQKLTDGPADEGLPVWSPDGKWIAFRSNRNGVWAVYVMPATGAEMYLVAAGDLLPTWLSEKMTWRR from the coding sequence GTGGCGCGGGAAGATGGTCATTTCCACATCTACCGCATCGCGGCCGACGGCGCCGGGCTGCAGAAACTGACCGATGGCCCGGCCGATGAGGGCCTGCCGGTCTGGTCGCCAGACGGCAAATGGATTGCCTTCCGCTCCAATCGCAACGGCGTGTGGGCCGTCTATGTCATGCCAGCCACCGGCGCCGAGATGTACCTGGTTGCCGCGGGCGATCTGCTACCCACCTGGCTCAGCGAAAAGATGACCTGGCGCCGCTGA
- a CDS encoding DNA-3-methyladenine glycosylase I, protein MLTRCAWAAATNPLYLAYHDEEWGVPVHDDRKLFEMLILEGMQAGLSWSTILNKRANFRQAFANFEVATVAAYGAAEVAALLANPGIVRNRLKVAAAIRNAQAFLAAQREFGSFDAYIWRFVDGRPLRNAWRDLADLPAHTPVSDAMSKDLLHRGFKFVGSTICYAFMQATGMVNDHVVSCFRYNQL, encoded by the coding sequence ATGCTCACACGCTGCGCCTGGGCGGCTGCAACCAACCCGCTTTACCTGGCCTATCACGATGAGGAATGGGGCGTACCGGTCCACGACGACCGCAAGTTGTTCGAGATGCTGATCCTGGAAGGGATGCAGGCCGGGCTAAGCTGGTCCACCATTCTGAACAAGCGGGCCAACTTCCGGCAGGCCTTCGCCAACTTCGAGGTCGCCACGGTTGCGGCATACGGCGCCGCCGAGGTCGCGGCGCTGCTGGCCAATCCGGGCATCGTGCGCAATCGGCTCAAGGTCGCGGCCGCGATCAGGAACGCACAGGCTTTCCTGGCGGCTCAACGGGAATTCGGCAGTTTCGACGCCTACATCTGGCGGTTTGTAGATGGCCGGCCGCTGCGCAATGCCTGGCGAGATCTGGCCGACCTGCCCGCGCACACGCCTGTTTCGGACGCCATGAGCAAAGACCTGCTGCACCGCGGGTTCAAGTTCGTCGGCTCCACCATCTGCTACGCGTTCATGCAGGCCACCGGCATGGTCAACGATCATGTCGTGAGCTGCTTCCGCTACAATCAGTTGTGA
- a CDS encoding bifunctional acetate--CoA ligase family protein/GNAT family N-acetyltransferase, producing MTQTSRTPGIDPAHDYLRYDEQPLDAIFNPQSVALIGATEKAGSVGRTILWNLISSPFGGTVFPINPKRPNVLGIKAYPNIREVPDPIDLAVIVTPAPTVPDIIGECVEAGVRGAIVISAGFKETGPEGVALETQIMAQARNKMRIVGPNCLGVMNCLTGMNATFANAIARPGKVGFISQSGALCTAVLDWSFKQNVGFTAFVSIGSMLDVGWGDLIHYLGDDPRTESIVIYMETIGDARGFLSAAREIALTKPIIVIKPGRTEGAAKAAASHTGSLTGSDEVLESAFRRSGVLRVNSISDLFYMSEVLSKQPRPTGGRLTIVTNAGGPGVLATDALLMGGGELTELSQATYEELNKILPPAWSHNNPVDVLGDASPERYAQTLEIAARDANSDGLLVILTPQAMTDATRTAEALTPFAHSTGKPVLASWMGGANVEKGEQLLNQGNIPTFQYPDTATRMFNYMWRYSYNLRGLYETPVLRSDAETGGQNRTRAGQLVDAVRASGRTIMTETESKQLLALYDIPIVPTEIAASEADAIAWADKFGYPVVLKIYSETITHKTDVGGVRLNLQNADDVGYAYRAIERAVRERVGAEHFQGVTVQPMIKLEGAYELIIGSSVDPQFGPVLLFGTGGQLVEVFKDRSLALPPLNTTLARRMMEQTRISRALKGVRGRQAVDMASLEQILVNFSQLIVEQPWIKELDINPLLAMEPKDDGRPSLIALDARVVVYGAETAARDLPRLAVRPYPSQYAAWWTLKNGQKAIIRPIRPEDEPMLVKFHQTLSDRSVNMRYLSPMLLGERVAHERLARLCFIDYDREMALVARGEDPDSGERAIFGVARLQRVFGSDAGVFNLLINDRYQGQGLGTELMRRLIAVGRAEGLGRIQAEFAPNNYLMRSISQKLGFTLTETPGAAMVRAELTL from the coding sequence ATGACTCAAACATCACGAACACCCGGCATTGACCCGGCGCACGACTACCTTCGTTACGATGAGCAGCCGCTCGACGCCATCTTCAACCCGCAGAGCGTGGCGCTGATCGGCGCGACCGAAAAAGCCGGCAGTGTGGGGCGCACCATTCTCTGGAATCTGATCAGCAGCCCCTTTGGCGGCACCGTCTTCCCCATCAACCCCAAGCGGCCCAACGTCCTAGGCATCAAGGCTTACCCCAATATCCGCGAGGTGCCTGATCCGATTGACCTGGCGGTCATCGTCACGCCCGCGCCCACCGTGCCCGACATCATCGGCGAGTGCGTCGAGGCCGGCGTGCGCGGGGCCATCGTCATCTCGGCCGGCTTCAAGGAGACCGGCCCGGAGGGCGTTGCCCTGGAGACGCAGATCATGGCGCAGGCGCGCAACAAGATGCGCATTGTCGGTCCTAACTGCCTGGGCGTGATGAACTGCCTGACCGGCATGAACGCCACCTTTGCCAACGCCATCGCGCGGCCTGGCAAGGTCGGTTTCATCAGCCAGAGCGGCGCGCTCTGCACGGCCGTGCTCGACTGGAGCTTCAAGCAGAATGTGGGCTTTACCGCGTTCGTCTCCATCGGCTCCATGCTCGACGTGGGCTGGGGCGATCTGATCCATTACCTGGGCGATGATCCGCGCACGGAGAGCATCGTCATCTACATGGAAACCATCGGCGATGCGCGTGGCTTTCTGTCCGCCGCGCGCGAGATTGCCCTGACCAAGCCGATCATCGTCATCAAACCCGGTCGCACAGAAGGCGCGGCCAAGGCGGCCGCTTCGCACACCGGCTCCCTGACCGGCAGCGACGAGGTGCTCGAATCGGCCTTCCGCCGCAGCGGCGTCCTGCGGGTGAACAGCATTTCCGATCTGTTCTACATGTCCGAGGTGCTCTCCAAGCAGCCGCGCCCCACCGGCGGACGCCTGACGATCGTCACCAACGCCGGCGGGCCGGGGGTGCTGGCGACCGACGCGCTGCTTATGGGCGGCGGCGAGCTGACCGAGCTGTCGCAGGCCACCTACGAAGAGCTGAACAAAATCCTGCCGCCGGCCTGGAGCCACAACAACCCGGTGGATGTGCTGGGCGACGCCAGCCCGGAACGCTACGCGCAGACGCTGGAGATCGCGGCGCGCGACGCCAACAGCGACGGCCTGCTCGTCATCCTGACGCCGCAGGCCATGACCGACGCCACGCGCACGGCAGAGGCATTGACGCCCTTTGCCCACTCCACCGGTAAGCCGGTGCTTGCCAGTTGGATGGGCGGCGCTAACGTGGAAAAGGGCGAACAACTCCTCAACCAGGGCAACATTCCCACCTTTCAGTACCCGGACACCGCCACGCGCATGTTCAACTACATGTGGCGCTACAGCTACAACCTACGCGGCCTGTATGAGACGCCCGTCTTGCGCAGTGATGCCGAAACCGGCGGTCAGAATCGCACGCGCGCCGGCCAGTTGGTGGACGCGGTGCGCGCGTCGGGGCGTACGATCATGACCGAGACCGAATCCAAGCAACTCCTGGCACTGTACGACATCCCGATTGTGCCGACGGAGATTGCCGCCAGCGAAGCGGACGCCATCGCCTGGGCCGACAAGTTCGGCTACCCCGTGGTGTTGAAGATCTATTCGGAAACGATCACCCACAAGACCGATGTGGGCGGCGTGCGCCTGAACCTGCAAAATGCCGACGATGTCGGTTACGCGTACCGGGCCATCGAACGGGCCGTGCGTGAGCGGGTGGGCGCGGAGCATTTCCAGGGCGTCACCGTGCAGCCGATGATCAAGCTGGAGGGCGCGTATGAACTGATCATCGGTTCGAGCGTGGACCCGCAGTTTGGCCCGGTGCTGCTCTTTGGCACGGGCGGACAGTTGGTAGAGGTCTTCAAGGATCGTTCGCTGGCGCTGCCGCCGCTCAACACCACCCTGGCGCGGCGCATGATGGAACAGACGCGCATCAGCCGTGCGCTGAAGGGGGTGCGCGGGCGCCAGGCGGTGGACATGGCCTCGCTGGAACAGATCCTGGTCAATTTCAGCCAGTTGATCGTGGAACAGCCCTGGATCAAGGAGCTGGACATCAACCCGCTCCTGGCGATGGAGCCGAAGGACGATGGACGGCCCTCGCTCATCGCCCTGGATGCCCGCGTGGTGGTCTACGGCGCGGAGACGGCGGCCAGGGACCTGCCGCGGCTGGCCGTGCGCCCGTATCCCAGCCAGTACGCGGCCTGGTGGACCTTGAAGAACGGGCAGAAGGCGATCATCCGGCCCATCCGGCCAGAGGATGAGCCGATGCTGGTCAAATTCCATCAAACGCTGTCGGACAGGAGCGTCAACATGCGCTACCTCAGCCCCATGCTGCTGGGCGAACGGGTGGCGCACGAACGGCTGGCACGGCTCTGCTTCATTGACTATGATCGTGAGATGGCGCTGGTGGCGCGCGGCGAAGATCCAGACAGCGGCGAACGCGCCATCTTTGGTGTGGCGCGGTTGCAGAGGGTGTTTGGTTCCGACGCAGGCGTTTTCAACCTGCTGATCAACGACCGCTACCAGGGGCAGGGCCTGGGCACGGAGCTGATGCGGCGCTTGATCGCCGTCGGTCGCGCCGAGGGTCTGGGGCGCATCCAGGCCGAATTTGCGCCCAACAACTACCTGATGCGCAGCATCAGCCAGAAGCTCGGCTTCACCCTGACCGAAACGCCCGGCGCGGCCATGGTCAGGGCGGAATTGACCCTCTGA